The window TAGCCTTCAAATAGAATCTGTCAAATTCTCTAAGTTCGTGTTTCCTTAATTCCTTATTGATATTGATATATATGTTATAGTTGGACACATCCACAGTAACTATGGGCTTAATAGAGGCAGCCAAGTTTCATTGTTACTTATATTGTCTCTTCCCTAGAAAGCATACCATATAATTATTTGTCACATATGTTCTGTTGTCATGAAAAGCAGCCCGAAAACTGATGGTGGTAAAAGTGCAAATCTACCTAAAGCCAAGGCATTGACAGGTCCTTTGAGAAAGGTAAATAGATTGATTATTACTCTGTTTCAATGGATTTATTTGGACCGTCAAACTTCTATGTATATGTGTGTTGATTGATTATTATTGTTTGCAAGTTATTGTTGTTTTCtgaaatggtccattctgaaaatacTGCAATAAGAATTTTGCATACAGTGTGTGTATAATAGTTAAAGTTAGAGTACTCGtgcttttctagttgtttttcaaatttcttaagtATGTCGTGTTTAAGTTTCGAGTAAATTGCATAATTTGCGATTGACAAAAAGTCAGAACTCTTTTGGTCATTACTTATTCTTCTACAAAAAGTCTTAAATAGTTCAGTTTGAAGTAGAATGTGATTAAAATCTTTGAAGTACTTATCTACATATGCCATATATTTTTGTATGGTTATTATTTCGAAATTCCTGATTGAATCATGTCGTAATAGATACCATGCTGaagtttttgggttcattttTGCTTTTTGCAGAAGCAGCGCACCACATCATCCGAAGATACGCTCAAGAATTCCGAGCTGCAAGATTACATTGAAAAACAGAGAGCCTACTTCAAAATGATTGATGAATTTGAACTATTGGAAGAGGAAGTTGAAACAGATGATGAACCGGATGAAGTGGCAAAGATGCGATCCAAGTGTAACTAGCAGCTAGAACGTTGTTTTTTTGTTTAGCTAGTTGTATAGTAATGATATATCAGTTTTCTAAACGATGTAGATTCAATCCCTCTAACAAAATATAATATTCTTGTAAACCTTTTGGTCATGATGAATTCCTGATCTCACAGTGATGTAAATTGTATGGATAAGCTGAATAAATATTATGATTATTTTCATTGCATCTTAGCATGATGACAAAGTTATAGTTAGAAGATCACTATAACCAAATAGATGTAATAAATAATTGAACTTACATTGATGTAAATATGTCTACAGGAAAACTGAAGAGCTTGGGAAAATCATGTGCACATTCACATAAACTCAAGAAAGTTTATTGATGAAATAAACCAGGTTCCTTGACACCAAGAACAAATTATCGAAATTCAGACATAGTTTTGGAATGAAAAATAACCATTATTACATAATTTTAAGTAGTTGATGTTTAGTTGACTTTAGCACAATTGAGTCTGATTTCCCTTTTTTTTCCTCCTGTGAGAGGCTTGATTCTGCTCGTTTTCATCCATGTCCCCGGCAAAGTCATTAAAAAATTGCAACTCTATCCGTAGCATATTTCCCCACTAGATGGTCGGTAGAATCGCCGGTGTACAGCTTCTGGTCAGAATGAAAAAGAACCTTCTTCTGAACTAAATTCTTGTAGTACAGGTTATCGAAATGGAAGGGAGTTTGACGGTGGAGGAGTTCGAGCAATTTGTCGTTTCCAGTTCTGGGACACTTGCTCTGCAAGAATTTGGCATAAGAGGCATCAATGTTGGTGTCATTGTAGATATGTGGTCCGAAAAGTCTGCATTGAGCTAGGTCAATGGTATATTGGTATGTGCCCCTGTTATGGAAATCTACCCTTATTAATTGAtgtttcattatatataattggTGGCATTATTCAAGTAAGGTTACTACTTCCATGATAACGACTTCATGTGAAGATAAATTTGCAAACCATTAAATGATTTGACATGTTTGACTGAACCATCTAATGATTCACAATATCATCTATCTTCATATGAAGACGTCTTCATAGAAATAACCACCTTCAAATAATAGTTACCTGAAAGGGCCACCAAGTCTTTCTCTGAAAGGCCTTGGTTAGCGAAATTCTGTTTGAGAGTACTTAGACTGAAGGAGGGTGTAGGAATGGAGTTATTAGCATCAAGTCTGCTTGCTGTAGTAGAATCTCTTCTTCGTAAGCCTACTTCCCAAGATGGTCCTCCCAACTGCAAAATTATCAATGTTTTAAGCCCACAATTTCACTTATAACACTCATCACTAAAATTTGATTGGTGTACATTACATAAACTACAGAGTCTCTAGTAGCCAATGCAAGAATATCAGCACATGACACCACGGCAGGGCATTCTTTCTCCACCATGGCTTTGATGTCATCAATCACATTGAACCCTCTTGCTGAATTGTTGTAATTAGGTTATTTTTATgtcaaaaacattaaaattaatagaatattcttcCCAATATAGATACAGTCAAAGATCTTATtaggtttttaattatgaataccttcaatttacgaaaaaatatttaattaattctaatattttttatactaagaaagatttaattataaaattaaaaataatataaaaatttaattaaaagaaaaaaatatataaagacctaattgtaaatttaataaaattatagagactaatagaataattaaatatttaaatttttataataaataatttcataatataatataaaacttTTGTAACCAAAAGATTATTCATACACGGACTCAAATTAGCCTTGTCCCAACCCATTTTCATGCAACCTGTTCCAATGAAGGAGCATTCACTTCCAAACCAAACAGATAAGAACACTAACTCGGGAACCCGTGACTCAATCCGACTtagaaaataagttaaaaaaatttttatttctttaattatcaCTACAAAGATGATAATCAAAATTGATAATCAACTGAGCCTGACATAACTTTTCTcacagttaaaaaaaataattatccgTTACCAATAAAAGAGATTTATCTTATGATAACTAAcacttcaaatattttttgtacAACTTACACAGactctatttaaaatttttgttaacttaGGCATTAAAATTTCATACATATATTTTTcactaggggtgttcgcggtgcggtttggttcggttttgaaggaaaaagtcatccgatccgaacacttaatttatgtgcggtgcggtttggattggatgaacattttttgaaaatccgatccgatccgatccgattacaagcggtttggatcggtttgaaTCCGCggttttttaaatacaaaataataacttaatttaTAAAGTTATATAACCTGTCCAATAATCcattataataataaaacacaATTCAAcggaataataaaacaaaaattccaTAAAACATTATAAACTAACATGTCCAATTGTCCAACAATCCAACATATTCAACAagttttgataaaataataattcttcaacatcaaaataactaaacaagtctcaacaacacaaaattaaataatatagaaaagtcttaataaaaacataacataaaaaaCTCCAAACTGAAAGCTGAAACACCGATCACTAATCAGATTCATCACCAGAGCCTTCTTCATCTATTAGTTGAGGAATTGGTTCAAGTTCTACAATaaaatgtaataaaataaatattagtaagtTAAACATATTATCAAATAGTAAAGTTAATCACTAtgtgaagataaaataaaacataatattaaAGAACATTACCTTTCTCAAGTTTTTCAAATTCTTCAAAAGACTCCTCAAGGTCAATTGGCAATGAATTGGCTCGAAACCAATTTTGTGCACAAATCAAAGCTTCAACAGTTTTTGGAGTAAGAGAGCTCCTATATTGATTAAGCACTCTACCTCCAGTGCTAAAGGCGGATTCAGAAGCAACCGTTGACACTGGCATAGCTAGAATATCCCTCGCAATTTGACTTAAAACAGGATATTTGTAATTGTTAGAGCTCACTTTCCACCAAGTTAAAATATCAAAACTACTTGGATCAACTGGTTTCTCCAAGGACTCCATGAGATATAAATCCACTTCATTTGTGTTGACACTCTCACTTGCTTGTACATCATTTTCAAATGCTGCCGCAAAGCGAACATCATCAAAGGCACTATCATCCATATCCACATCTTGGCTGTGTTGTGCAGATTGGTGTGCTTGATCACTATTGAGAGCAACTCTATAGCTGTTAAACAAGTCACTGAATACTTCCTTCACCTTACCACATAAGAAATCAGCATCCTCCTTCTCAAACAACCTTTGAAAACTCCACTCAACAAACTTAATCTTGTATCTAGGGTCAAGTACCACAGcaacaaaaatcatcatattcatGTTCCTCAAGTTACCCCAATATTTATCATGCTTAGCCTTCATTTTTGTAGCCATACCCTTAAGTAGTATGTCATTACTATCAGCCCAAGTCTTCAAAGAACTAAGAATTGAACAAAAGTGATGAAAATATGAAGAAGAAGTCACAAATGTAGAACCCGAGACTTTTTTGGTTACATCAGAAAAAATCTTCAAAAACCTCACAAAGCATCTTGCATTATCCCAATCTTCATTCTTTGGAATGCCCCCTTGCATCATTACAAACTCAGCATCCCTCTCACTTAATCTCTTGAAGGCCTTTTGGAATTTTAAAGCACTATCAAGCATTATGTAAGTGGAATTCCACCTAGTGGGGACATCTAAT is drawn from Arachis hypogaea cultivar Tifrunner chromosome 12, arahy.Tifrunner.gnm2.J5K5, whole genome shotgun sequence and contains these coding sequences:
- the LOC112728226 gene encoding peroxidase P7-like isoform X1; the encoded protein is MVEKECPAVVSCADILALATRDSVVYLGGPSWEVGLRRRDSTTASRLDANNSIPTPSFSLSTLKQNFANQGLSEKDLVALSEQVSQNWKRQIARTPPPSNSLPFR
- the LOC112728226 gene encoding peroxidase P7-like isoform X2: MVEKECPAVVSCADILALATRDSVVYLGGPSWEVGLRRRDSTTASRLDANNSIPTPSFSLSTLKQNFANQGLSEKDLVALSGAHTNIPLT